The following proteins come from a genomic window of Syngnathus acus chromosome 15, fSynAcu1.2, whole genome shotgun sequence:
- the agpat4 gene encoding 1-acyl-sn-glycerol-3-phosphate acyltransferase delta isoform X1 — MSLVQLLKSHFLSSLIICYVFLVSGLIINLLQLCTLPLWLFNKQLARKVNCRFAYSIYSQMVATLEWWSGTECSLYTDPKSYPLYGKENAIVVLNHSFEIDFLCGWTFCERFGVLGSSKVLAKKELAYVPVIGWMWYFLEIVFCKRQWEKDRTTVTQSLQNLRDYPENYWFLLYCEGTRFTAKKHQISMQVAETKGLPKLKYHLLPRTKGFWVTVQNLRGTVAAVYDSTLNFRNNEMPTLLGILHGKKYHADLYVRRIPLDLIPEDESECANWLHKLYQEKDGFQEGYERTGRYPGPMVNPPRRPWSLINWLFWSCLLLYPLGLLLAQLILSRSVVTILSAVVLCTAASVAVRWMIGQTEINRASNYGSKTTHQNNN; from the exons ATGAGCCTGGTCCAGCTGCTGAAAAGCCACTTCTTGAGCAGTCTGATCATCTGCTATGTGTTCCTGGTCAGCGGCCTCATCATCAACCTGCTTCAGCTATGCACTCTTCCTCTGTGGCTGTTCAACAAGCAGCTGGCACGGAAGGTCAACTGCAGATTTGCCTACTCCATCTATAGCC AGATGGTTGCCACATTAGAGTGGTGGTCTGGAACGGAATGCAGCCTGTATACTGATCCAAAATCTTACCCATTGTATGGAAAGGAAAATGCAATTGTGGTTCTCAACCACAGTTTTGAGATAGACTTCCTGTGTGGTTGGACCTTCTGTGAGCGATTCGGAGTCCTCGGG AGTTCCAAAGTTCTTGCCAAAAAAGAGTTGGCCTACGTCCCGGTCATCGGTTGGATGTGGTACTTCCTGGAGATCGTTTTCTGCAAGAGGCAGTGGGAAAAGGACAGAACGACAGTGACTCAAAGCCTTCAGAACCTTAGGGACTATCCTGAAAACTATTGG TTTTTGCTTTACTGTGAAGGAACTCGCTTCACAGCAAAGAAGCACCAGATCAGCATGCAGGTGGCCGAGACGAAAGGTCTGCCCAAACTGAAGTATCATCTTCTACCAAGAACCAAAGGCTTCTGGGTCACTGTTCAAAACCTCAGAGGAACTG TCGCAGCAGTCTACGACTCCACGCTCAACTTCAGAAACAATGAAATGCCAACCCTGCTGGGAATCCTTCACGGAAAGAAATACCACGCAGATTTATATGTGAG GAGAATTCCGCTGGACCTGATCCCAGAAGATGAATCTGAGTGCGCTAATTGGCTTCACAAACTCTACCAGGAGAAG GACGGTTTTCAAGAGGGCTACGAGCGGACGGGGCGGTACCCCGGCCCCATGGTGAACCCACCGCGGCGGCCCTGGTCACTGATCAACTGGTTGTTCTGGTCCTGCCTTCTCCTTTACCCACTGGGCCTACTCCTCGCACAGCTCATCCTTTCAAGATCAGTGGTGACCATTTTGTCTGCGGTGGTCCTCTGCACTGCAG CTTCAGTGGCTGTTCGTTGGATGATTGGCCAGACTGAGATTAACAGAGCTTCAAACTATGGAAGCAAGACGACTcatcaaaacaacaactga
- the agpat4 gene encoding 1-acyl-sn-glycerol-3-phosphate acyltransferase delta isoform X2: MVATLEWWSGTECSLYTDPKSYPLYGKENAIVVLNHSFEIDFLCGWTFCERFGVLGSSKVLAKKELAYVPVIGWMWYFLEIVFCKRQWEKDRTTVTQSLQNLRDYPENYWFLLYCEGTRFTAKKHQISMQVAETKGLPKLKYHLLPRTKGFWVTVQNLRGTVAAVYDSTLNFRNNEMPTLLGILHGKKYHADLYVRRIPLDLIPEDESECANWLHKLYQEKDGFQEGYERTGRYPGPMVNPPRRPWSLINWLFWSCLLLYPLGLLLAQLILSRSVVTILSAVVLCTAASVAVRWMIGQTEINRASNYGSKTTHQNNN; the protein is encoded by the exons ATGGTTGCCACATTAGAGTGGTGGTCTGGAACGGAATGCAGCCTGTATACTGATCCAAAATCTTACCCATTGTATGGAAAGGAAAATGCAATTGTGGTTCTCAACCACAGTTTTGAGATAGACTTCCTGTGTGGTTGGACCTTCTGTGAGCGATTCGGAGTCCTCGGG AGTTCCAAAGTTCTTGCCAAAAAAGAGTTGGCCTACGTCCCGGTCATCGGTTGGATGTGGTACTTCCTGGAGATCGTTTTCTGCAAGAGGCAGTGGGAAAAGGACAGAACGACAGTGACTCAAAGCCTTCAGAACCTTAGGGACTATCCTGAAAACTATTGG TTTTTGCTTTACTGTGAAGGAACTCGCTTCACAGCAAAGAAGCACCAGATCAGCATGCAGGTGGCCGAGACGAAAGGTCTGCCCAAACTGAAGTATCATCTTCTACCAAGAACCAAAGGCTTCTGGGTCACTGTTCAAAACCTCAGAGGAACTG TCGCAGCAGTCTACGACTCCACGCTCAACTTCAGAAACAATGAAATGCCAACCCTGCTGGGAATCCTTCACGGAAAGAAATACCACGCAGATTTATATGTGAG GAGAATTCCGCTGGACCTGATCCCAGAAGATGAATCTGAGTGCGCTAATTGGCTTCACAAACTCTACCAGGAGAAG GACGGTTTTCAAGAGGGCTACGAGCGGACGGGGCGGTACCCCGGCCCCATGGTGAACCCACCGCGGCGGCCCTGGTCACTGATCAACTGGTTGTTCTGGTCCTGCCTTCTCCTTTACCCACTGGGCCTACTCCTCGCACAGCTCATCCTTTCAAGATCAGTGGTGACCATTTTGTCTGCGGTGGTCCTCTGCACTGCAG CTTCAGTGGCTGTTCGTTGGATGATTGGCCAGACTGAGATTAACAGAGCTTCAAACTATGGAAGCAAGACGACTcatcaaaacaacaactga